In the genome of Limnothrix sp. FACHB-406, one region contains:
- the glyS gene encoding glycine--tRNA ligase subunit beta, which yields MPAFLFEVGTEELPASFVASAVRQWRDRVPQSLAEANLSATSVQVFATPRRLALVIEGLPDRQPDRREAVKGPPASAAFKDGQPTKAAEGFARKNGVALSDLELRATDKGEFVFAEVFTAGRSTPDLLQELAPQWVLALEGKRFMRWGDGEFRFPRPIRSLIALWDDQVLPVSLTVRAATETRPAEVLTADRVTTGHRVLHPASVSIAQATDYVATLAAASVLVNPEQRQALIIQQTQAAAAQLGGEAEIDPDLLEEVRDLVEFPTAVIGGFDQEFLELPSEVTKTVMVTHQRYFPVHQPGQPDRLLPNFITISNGDPTKAAIIAEGNGRVVRARLSDGQYFYKADIAKPLESYLAKLETVTFQDQLGSMRAKVDRIVSMADRLCHQLQLSADDRDLVNWAALLCKADLVTSMVFEFPELQGIMGEKYARASGEPEAVAVAIGEHYLPKGAGDALPTSQTGRIVALADRLDTLCSLFRIGLLPSGSSDPFALRRAANAVVNIIWDAGWSLNLESLIEPESVDRWADSGMGTQLAEFFVQRFRSLLEDEQGIDYDLALAVVGEPGDRDAALRALYDPADVLQRAQFLQSLRRSGQLANLYATINRASKLAAKGDLNFSDLDPAASVKSALFEQPSEQAFYDALVALLPITQATRQTRNYQPLADQLAQAAAVVANFFDGSESVMVMVDDEAVRRNRLNLLGLLRNHARVLGDFGAIVKG from the coding sequence ATGCCTGCTTTTTTGTTTGAGGTCGGCACTGAAGAATTACCCGCAAGTTTTGTGGCCAGTGCGGTGCGTCAGTGGCGCGATCGCGTGCCCCAGAGCTTGGCGGAAGCCAACCTAAGCGCCACATCGGTGCAGGTGTTTGCCACACCGCGCCGCTTGGCCCTGGTGATTGAAGGGTTGCCCGATCGCCAGCCCGATCGCCGGGAGGCGGTGAAAGGGCCGCCGGCCAGTGCTGCCTTCAAGGATGGGCAACCCACCAAGGCCGCCGAAGGATTTGCGCGCAAAAACGGTGTGGCTCTGAGCGATTTGGAGTTGCGAGCCACGGACAAGGGTGAATTTGTTTTTGCGGAAGTGTTCACGGCGGGGCGATCGACCCCCGATCTCTTGCAGGAATTGGCTCCCCAATGGGTGCTGGCCCTTGAAGGGAAGCGGTTTATGCGCTGGGGAGATGGAGAATTCCGATTCCCCCGGCCCATTCGCAGCCTGATTGCCCTTTGGGATGATCAAGTGTTGCCGGTGTCTTTGACCGTGCGAGCGGCCACCGAAACGCGCCCGGCGGAAGTGCTGACGGCCGATCGAGTCACGACCGGCCACCGGGTGTTGCATCCTGCATCGGTTTCGATCGCCCAGGCCACGGACTATGTGGCTACCTTGGCCGCGGCTTCCGTGCTGGTGAATCCCGAGCAACGGCAGGCGCTGATCATTCAGCAAACCCAGGCCGCAGCGGCCCAACTGGGTGGAGAAGCGGAAATTGACCCCGATTTGCTGGAAGAAGTGCGGGACTTGGTGGAATTTCCCACGGCGGTAATTGGTGGTTTTGATCAGGAATTTTTGGAGTTGCCGTCGGAGGTGACCAAAACCGTCATGGTCACCCATCAGCGCTATTTCCCCGTCCATCAACCGGGCCAGCCCGATCGACTGTTACCCAACTTCATCACCATCAGTAACGGGGATCCGACCAAGGCCGCCATCATCGCTGAGGGCAATGGACGAGTGGTGCGGGCCCGCCTCAGCGATGGCCAGTATTTCTACAAGGCCGACATTGCCAAGCCGTTGGAAAGCTACTTGGCCAAGCTGGAAACGGTCACCTTCCAAGACCAATTGGGCAGTATGCGGGCCAAGGTCGATCGAATCGTGTCCATGGCCGATCGACTCTGCCACCAACTGCAACTGTCGGCGGACGATCGGGACTTGGTGAACTGGGCCGCCCTGCTCTGTAAAGCAGACTTGGTGACCAGCATGGTCTTCGAGTTCCCAGAACTGCAAGGCATCATGGGCGAGAAGTATGCCCGGGCCAGCGGGGAACCGGAAGCGGTGGCGGTGGCGATCGGGGAACATTACCTACCCAAGGGCGCGGGCGATGCTTTGCCCACCAGCCAAACCGGGCGCATTGTGGCCCTGGCCGATCGCCTCGATACCCTGTGCAGTCTGTTCCGAATTGGCCTGTTGCCGAGCGGGTCCTCCGATCCCTTTGCCCTGCGCCGGGCCGCCAATGCCGTGGTGAACATCATTTGGGATGCCGGTTGGTCTCTGAATTTGGAATCGCTGATTGAGCCGGAATCGGTCGATCGTTGGGCAGATTCTGGCATGGGCACGCAACTGGCGGAATTCTTTGTGCAACGGTTCCGCAGCCTGCTCGAAGATGAACAGGGCATTGATTACGACCTGGCCTTGGCAGTGGTCGGAGAACCGGGCGATCGAGATGCGGCCCTACGCGCTCTCTACGACCCCGCCGACGTGCTGCAACGGGCACAGTTCTTGCAATCCCTGCGGCGATCGGGGCAATTGGCCAACCTCTATGCCACCATCAACCGCGCCTCCAAACTGGCCGCCAAGGGCGATCTCAACTTCAGCGATTTGGATCCCGCTGCTTCCGTGAAATCTGCCTTGTTTGAGCAACCCTCAGAACAGGCGTTTTATGATGCCCTGGTTGCCCTGTTGCCCATCACCCAAGCCACGCGCCAAACCCGTAACTACCAGCCCCTGGCCGATCAACTGGCTCAGGCGGCGGCCGTGGTGGCGAACTTCTTTGATGGTTCCGAAAGTGTGATGGTGATGGTGGATGATGAAGCGGTGCGGCGTAACCGGCTGAACCTGCTGGGCCTGTTGCGGAACCATGCCAGGGTGCTCGGAGATTTCGGGGCGATCGTGAAGGGGTAA
- the rplC gene encoding 50S ribosomal protein L3 — MSLGILGTKLGMTQVFDETGRAIPVTVIQAGPCTVTQIKTKETDGYTAVQLGFQEVKEKALSKPEIGHLSKANAKPLRHLREYRLVDVAGFTLGEEIRADRCIEVGQIVDVTGNSIGRGFAGYQKRHNFGRGPMSHGSKNHRLPGSTGAGTTPGRVYPGKRMAGRMGNERVTVKKLTVVRIDPDRNIVLIKGAVPGKPGTLVSIAPSNLVGRQK; from the coding sequence ATGTCTCTTGGCATTCTAGGTACTAAGTTGGGCATGACCCAAGTCTTTGATGAAACGGGCCGGGCCATCCCGGTAACGGTCATCCAAGCTGGCCCCTGTACCGTTACGCAAATCAAAACCAAAGAGACTGATGGCTACACGGCCGTTCAGTTGGGTTTTCAAGAAGTCAAAGAAAAGGCCCTCAGCAAGCCGGAAATCGGACACCTGAGCAAGGCCAACGCGAAGCCCCTGCGCCACCTGCGGGAATACCGTTTGGTGGATGTGGCTGGCTTTACCCTTGGTGAAGAAATCCGCGCCGATCGCTGCATCGAAGTCGGTCAAATCGTTGACGTGACGGGTAACAGCATTGGTCGTGGTTTCGCGGGTTACCAAAAGCGCCACAACTTTGGTCGCGGGCCGATGTCTCACGGTTCCAAAAACCACCGTCTGCCCGGTTCGACGGGTGCGGGTACGACCCCCGGTCGTGTCTATCCCGGTAAGCGCATGGCTGGCCGGATGGGCAATGAGCGTGTGACGGTCAAGAAGCTGACGGTTGTGCGGATCGACCCCGATCGCAACATCGTGTTGATCAAGGGTGCGGTTCCGGGCAAGCCGGGGACGCTGGTCAGCATTGCACCGTCCAACCTGGTGGGTCGTCAAAAGTAA
- the rplD gene encoding 50S ribosomal protein L4, translated as MVNCIVKNWDGKEAGNTELDLRVAREENAQHIVHRALVRQLANARQGTVSTKTRSEVRGGGRKPWRQKGTGRARAGSNRSPLWRGGGVIFGPKPRDYSQKMNRKERRLALRTAFQGRLDDLVVVENFASQLSQPKTKDLLAALARWGVDAGQKVLLIVADQDENVWLSARNVQSLRLILATNLNVFDLLNADKVVVTADALEKIKEVYGDD; from the coding sequence ATGGTCAACTGCATTGTGAAAAATTGGGACGGTAAGGAAGCCGGTAATACCGAGCTAGACTTGCGCGTCGCCCGTGAAGAAAACGCTCAGCACATTGTGCACCGGGCTTTGGTGCGTCAATTGGCGAACGCTCGTCAAGGCACCGTCAGCACCAAGACCCGTTCGGAAGTGCGCGGTGGTGGTCGCAAGCCCTGGCGGCAAAAGGGAACCGGTCGCGCCCGTGCTGGCTCGAACCGCTCTCCCCTGTGGCGTGGTGGTGGTGTGATCTTTGGCCCCAAGCCCCGCGACTACTCGCAAAAGATGAACCGGAAGGAACGTCGCCTGGCTCTGCGCACGGCGTTCCAAGGTCGCTTGGATGACTTGGTGGTGGTGGAAAACTTTGCCAGCCAACTCAGCCAGCCCAAAACCAAAGACCTGTTGGCGGCTCTGGCCCGTTGGGGTGTAGACGCTGGTCAAAAGGTGCTGTTGATCGTGGCTGACCAAGACGAAAACGTTTGGCTGTCGGCCCGGAACGTCCAAAGCCTGCGGTTGATTTTGGCAACGAACCTGAATGTGTTCGACCTGCTGAACGCCGACAAGGTGGTGGTGACGGCGGACGCGCTGGAGAAGATCAAGGAGGTTTACGGCGATGATTAA
- a CDS encoding 50S ribosomal protein L23 yields the protein MIKRTPKYKTRLDDRTLADVIRRPIITEKATILLENNQYVFDVDPRANKLDIKAAIEGLFEVKVQRVNTYNPPRKTRKLGRLSGYRPQVKRAIVTLAEGSSIQLFPEV from the coding sequence ATGATTAAGCGCACTCCTAAGTACAAGACGCGCTTGGACGATCGCACGTTGGCGGATGTGATTCGCCGGCCGATCATCACCGAAAAGGCCACGATTCTGCTGGAAAACAACCAGTACGTGTTTGATGTGGATCCCCGCGCCAACAAGCTGGACATCAAGGCAGCGATCGAAGGTCTGTTTGAGGTGAAAGTCCAGAGGGTCAACACCTACAACCCGCCGCGCAAGACCCGGAAACTGGGTCGGCTGTCGGGTTACCGTCCTCAGGTGAAGCGGGCGATCGTCACGCTGGCCGAAGGCAGTTCGATTCAACTGTTCCCCGAAGTCTAG
- the rplB gene encoding 50S ribosomal protein L2 gives MPIRTFRPYTPGVRQASVADFAEITRSEPEKSLTSYKHRRKGRNNLGRITCRHRGGGHKRLYRKIDFKRDKLGMTAEVLSIEYDPNRNARISLVQYEDGEKRYIITPVGLKVGQTIVAGPDSPIEVGNALPLANMPLGTTVHNIELVAGRGAQMARSAGSGAEVVAKEGNYVTLKLPSTEVRKVRKECMATIGSVGNSEHRNLSLGKAGRKRWLGRRPEVRGSVMNPVDHPHGGGEGRAPIGRSGPVTPWGKPALGRKTRDKRKASTKLIVRRRRKSSKRGRGGRNA, from the coding sequence ATGCCAATTCGTACCTTCCGTCCTTATACCCCCGGGGTTCGTCAAGCCAGCGTGGCTGACTTTGCGGAAATCACCCGCAGCGAACCCGAAAAGTCTCTGACTTCCTACAAGCACCGCCGCAAGGGTCGTAACAACCTGGGTCGGATCACCTGTCGTCACCGGGGTGGTGGCCACAAGCGTCTGTACCGGAAGATCGACTTCAAGCGCGACAAGCTGGGCATGACCGCTGAAGTGCTGTCGATCGAGTATGACCCCAACCGGAATGCGCGCATTTCGTTGGTGCAGTACGAAGATGGCGAAAAGCGCTACATCATCACCCCCGTTGGTCTGAAAGTAGGCCAAACGATCGTGGCGGGTCCCGATTCCCCGATCGAAGTGGGTAATGCCCTGCCCTTGGCCAACATGCCTTTGGGTACGACCGTCCACAACATTGAGTTGGTGGCGGGTCGCGGTGCGCAAATGGCCCGTTCCGCTGGCTCCGGTGCTGAAGTGGTCGCTAAAGAAGGCAACTACGTCACCCTGAAGCTGCCTTCCACGGAAGTGCGCAAGGTTCGTAAAGAGTGCATGGCTACCATCGGCAGCGTCGGCAACTCCGAACACCGCAACCTGAGCCTGGGTAAAGCCGGCCGCAAGCGTTGGTTGGGTCGCCGTCCGGAAGTGCGCGGTAGCGTCATGAACCCGGTGGATCACCCCCACGGTGGTGGTGAAGGGCGCGCGCCCATTGGGCGTTCTGGCCCGGTCACCCCTTGGGGTAAACCCGCTTTGGGTCGCAAAACCCGCGACAAGCGGAAAGCCAGCACCAAACTCATTGTGCGTCGTCGTCGTAAGTCGTCCAAGCGCGGTCGCGGCGGTCGCAACGCATAG
- the rpsS gene encoding 30S ribosomal protein S19: MSRSLKKGPFVADKLLKKVEALNVKGEKQVIKTWSRASTILPQMVGHTIAVHNGRQHVPVYVNEQMVGHKLGEFAPTRTFKGHTKGDKKGRK, encoded by the coding sequence ATGTCTCGTTCTCTGAAAAAAGGTCCCTTCGTTGCTGACAAGCTGCTCAAAAAAGTAGAAGCGCTGAACGTCAAGGGCGAAAAGCAAGTGATCAAAACCTGGTCACGAGCCTCAACGATCCTGCCGCAAATGGTGGGTCACACGATCGCCGTCCACAACGGCCGGCAACACGTCCCCGTGTACGTCAACGAGCAAATGGTGGGCCACAAGCTGGGGGAATTTGCTCCCACGCGCACCTTCAAAGGCCACACCAAGGGCGACAAGAAAGGACGCAAGTAA
- the rplV gene encoding 50S ribosomal protein L22, translated as MALSPNEVKASVRFVRMSPRKVRRVLDQIRGRSYAEALIILQFMPYRACEIVRKLLRSAAANAENNNGFDATSLVVSTAFADQGPTLKRFRPRAQGRAYQIRKPTCHITVAVAPAAEA; from the coding sequence ATGGCACTTAGTCCCAACGAAGTCAAAGCAAGCGTGCGCTTCGTGCGGATGTCCCCCCGCAAAGTTCGCCGCGTCCTCGACCAAATCCGTGGTCGGAGCTACGCCGAAGCGCTGATTATTCTGCAGTTCATGCCCTATCGCGCCTGCGAAATCGTTCGCAAGTTGCTGCGATCGGCTGCGGCCAACGCAGAAAACAACAACGGTTTCGATGCCACCTCCTTGGTGGTGAGCACGGCCTTCGCTGACCAGGGCCCCACCCTGAAGCGATTCCGCCCTCGCGCCCAAGGTCGCGCCTACCAAATCCGCAAGCCCACCTGCCACATCACCGTGGCGGTTGCTCCGGCGGCAGAAGCCTAA
- the rpsC gene encoding 30S ribosomal protein S3 has translation MGQKIHPVGLRLGITQEHRSRWFADPSRYSSLLQEDHKIRQYVEKNLNNAGIAKVRIERKADQIDLEVHTARPGVVVGRGGSGIETLRVGLQNLLGSRDRQIRINVIEVARVDADATLIAEYIAQQLERRVSFRRVVRQAIQRAQRAGIEGIKIQVGGRLNGAEIARSEWTREGRVPLHTLRADIDYSYRTASTIYGVLGIKVWVFKGEIIPGQEEVAPANQPAPRRRQPRRRQQFEDRSNEE, from the coding sequence ATGGGACAGAAAATTCACCCCGTCGGCCTGCGACTCGGCATTACCCAAGAGCACCGCTCGCGCTGGTTTGCAGATCCGTCGCGTTATTCCAGCCTGTTGCAGGAAGACCACAAAATCCGGCAATACGTTGAGAAGAACCTGAACAATGCCGGCATTGCCAAGGTGCGGATTGAGCGCAAGGCTGACCAAATCGACCTAGAAGTTCACACCGCCCGTCCGGGTGTGGTGGTGGGCCGGGGCGGCAGTGGGATTGAAACCCTGCGGGTCGGTCTGCAAAACCTGCTCGGTAGCCGCGATCGCCAGATCCGAATCAACGTGATCGAAGTGGCCCGCGTCGATGCCGATGCCACCTTGATTGCCGAGTACATCGCTCAGCAACTGGAGCGCCGGGTGTCGTTCCGTCGGGTTGTCCGCCAGGCGATCCAACGGGCCCAACGCGCTGGGATCGAAGGGATCAAAATCCAAGTCGGCGGTCGTTTGAACGGTGCAGAAATTGCCCGATCGGAATGGACGCGGGAAGGTCGCGTGCCCCTGCATACCCTGCGGGCGGACATCGACTACAGCTACCGCACCGCCAGCACCATCTATGGGGTGTTGGGGATCAAAGTGTGGGTGTTCAAGGGCGAGATCATTCCTGGACAAGAGGAAGTGGCTCCGGCGAATCAGCCTGCGCCGCGTCGTCGCCAACCCCGTCGTCGTCAGCAGTTTGAAGACCGCTCGAACGAGGAATAA
- the rplP gene encoding 50S ribosomal protein L16, whose amino-acid sequence MLSPRRTKFRKQQRGRMRGLATRGSSLNFGDFALQSLECGWITARQIEAGRRAMTRYIRRGGKIWIRVFPDKPVTMRPAETRMGSGKGAPEFWVAVIKPGRILYEIKGVAEETAREAMRLAAFKMPVKTKFIVREDIQS is encoded by the coding sequence ATGCTCAGTCCAAGAAGAACAAAATTCCGCAAGCAACAACGCGGCCGGATGCGGGGCCTCGCCACTCGGGGCAGTTCGCTGAATTTTGGGGATTTTGCCCTGCAATCGCTGGAATGCGGCTGGATTACGGCTCGCCAAATCGAAGCCGGTCGTCGGGCCATGACCCGCTACATCCGCCGGGGTGGCAAAATCTGGATCCGCGTCTTCCCTGACAAGCCTGTGACCATGCGCCCCGCAGAAACCCGGATGGGTTCCGGTAAAGGGGCACCGGAGTTCTGGGTGGCCGTGATCAAACCCGGTCGGATCCTGTACGAAATCAAGGGTGTTGCTGAAGAGACGGCTCGCGAAGCAATGCGCCTGGCCGCGTTCAAGATGCCCGTGAAGACCAAGTTTATTGTTCGCGAAGACATCCAGTCGTAA
- the rpmC gene encoding 50S ribosomal protein L29 → MALPKIADARALSDTELGDRILELKRQLFQFRMKKAIRQEVKSHEIKHAKHELAQLLTVEHERKLAAASEAATQA, encoded by the coding sequence ATGGCTCTCCCGAAGATTGCTGACGCGCGCGCCCTTAGTGACACCGAACTGGGCGATCGCATTTTGGAACTCAAGCGCCAACTGTTCCAATTCCGGATGAAGAAGGCGATTCGCCAAGAGGTGAAGTCGCACGAAATCAAACATGCAAAGCATGAGTTGGCGCAACTGCTCACGGTGGAGCATGAGCGTAAGCTCGCGGCTGCATCTGAAGCAGCAACCCAAGCGTAG
- the rpsQ gene encoding 30S ribosomal protein S17, translating to MAAKERVGVVVSDKMQKTVVVSVENRSAHSKYGKIVVRTRRFKAHDEDNQCKEGDRVRIRETRPLSKTKRWTVVEVLESATR from the coding sequence ATGGCTGCCAAAGAACGTGTTGGCGTTGTTGTGAGCGACAAGATGCAGAAAACGGTGGTGGTGTCGGTGGAAAACCGCTCGGCCCACTCCAAGTACGGCAAGATTGTGGTTCGCACGCGCCGCTTTAAGGCCCACGATGAAGACAACCAGTGCAAGGAAGGCGATCGGGTTCGCATCCGCGAAACTCGCCCCCTGAGCAAAACCAAGCGCTGGACGGTCGTTGAAGTTCTCGAAAGCGCGACCCGGTAA
- the rplN gene encoding 50S ribosomal protein L14 — MIQQQTYLNVADNSGAKKLMCIRVLGGGNRRYGHVGDEIIAVVKDAIPNMAVKKSDVVRAVIVRTRKTIRRDSGMCIRFDDNAAVIVNKDGNPRGTRVFGPVARELRDKNYLKIVSLAPEVL, encoded by the coding sequence ATGATTCAACAGCAAACCTATCTGAACGTAGCGGACAACAGCGGCGCGAAGAAGCTGATGTGTATTCGCGTCCTGGGCGGTGGCAACCGTCGCTACGGCCATGTCGGTGATGAAATCATCGCCGTCGTCAAAGATGCCATTCCGAATATGGCAGTGAAAAAGTCCGACGTGGTGCGAGCCGTGATCGTTCGCACTCGGAAAACCATCCGACGCGATAGCGGCATGTGCATTCGCTTCGACGACAACGCCGCCGTGATCGTCAACAAGGATGGCAACCCCCGTGGGACGCGCGTTTTTGGCCCCGTAGCTCGTGAGCTGCGTGACAAGAACTACCTGAAGATCGTTTCGCTGGCTCCGGAGGTGCTGTAA
- the rplX gene encoding 50S ribosomal protein L24: protein MAKPGKIQVNANGKAVRFKMHVKAGDTVQVISGRDKGKVGKIVRVFPKTSQVIVEGVNQKTKHTKPTQEGESGKVEVREFPIHSSNVLHYSEKEKVASRVCYTFTDQGKKVRKLIKTGEIID from the coding sequence ATGGCCAAGCCCGGCAAGATTCAAGTGAATGCAAACGGCAAAGCCGTGCGCTTCAAAATGCATGTCAAAGCGGGTGACACCGTTCAGGTGATCTCCGGTCGTGACAAGGGAAAAGTTGGCAAGATTGTGCGCGTCTTCCCCAAAACGAGCCAAGTGATCGTGGAAGGGGTGAACCAAAAGACCAAGCACACCAAGCCAACCCAGGAAGGCGAATCGGGCAAAGTCGAGGTGCGCGAGTTCCCGATCCACAGCTCGAACGTCCTGCACTATTCCGAAAAAGAAAAGGTCGCCAGCCGCGTTTGCTACACCTTCACCGACCAAGGCAAGAAGGTGCGCAAGCTGATTAAAACTGGCGAAATCATCGACTAA
- the rplE gene encoding 50S ribosomal protein L5: protein MPARLKTIYKETIVPKLMEQFRYENIHQVPKVVKITVNRGLGEASQNAKALESSLVELATITGQRPVVTRAKKAIAGFKLRQGMPVGMMVTLRSDKMYDFLDRLVRLSLPRIRDFRGVSPNSFDGRGNYSLGLREQLIFPEISYDSIDQIRGMDICITTTATTDEEGRALLKEMGMPFRDK from the coding sequence ATGCCAGCACGACTGAAAACCATTTACAAGGAAACAATCGTGCCGAAACTGATGGAACAGTTCCGGTACGAGAACATTCACCAGGTGCCCAAAGTGGTGAAGATCACGGTGAACCGTGGTTTGGGCGAAGCGTCGCAGAATGCCAAGGCCCTGGAGTCTTCTCTAGTGGAATTGGCCACCATCACCGGTCAGCGCCCCGTCGTGACCCGCGCCAAAAAGGCGATCGCCGGCTTTAAGCTGCGCCAAGGGATGCCCGTGGGCATGATGGTGACCCTGCGCTCCGACAAGATGTATGACTTCCTCGATCGCCTTGTGCGATTGTCCCTACCCCGAATCCGGGACTTTCGTGGTGTCAGCCCTAACAGCTTCGATGGTCGTGGCAACTACTCCCTAGGTCTGCGTGAGCAGCTGATCTTCCCTGAAATCAGCTACGACAGCATCGACCAAATCCGCGGGATGGACATTTGCATCACGACCACCGCCACCACCGACGAAGAAGGCCGCGCGCTGCTCAAGGAAATGGGCATGCCGTTCCGGGACAAGTAG
- the rpsH gene encoding 30S ribosomal protein S8 — MVNDPIADMLTRIRNACLARHQKTEVPATKMTRSIAEVLKSEGFVAEVEETGEGVKKTLVISLKYKGKQRRPIISNLKRVSKPGLRVYSNRRDLPRVLGGIGIAIVSTSRGIMTDRDARQQGIGGEVLCYVW; from the coding sequence ATGGTTAACGATCCCATCGCAGATATGCTGACGCGCATTCGCAACGCCTGCCTGGCGCGTCACCAAAAAACGGAAGTTCCGGCCACCAAGATGACCCGCAGCATCGCCGAGGTGCTCAAGTCTGAAGGCTTCGTCGCCGAAGTGGAAGAAACCGGGGAAGGTGTGAAGAAGACGCTTGTGATCTCTTTGAAATACAAGGGCAAGCAGCGCCGTCCGATCATCTCGAACCTGAAGCGCGTGAGCAAGCCGGGCCTCCGCGTCTATTCCAATCGCCGCGATTTGCCCCGCGTTCTAGGCGGTATTGGCATCGCGATCGTCTCGACCTCTCGAGGCATCATGACCGATCGCGACGCGCGTCAGCAGGGCATCGGTGGCGAAGTCCTCTGCTACGTCTGGTAA
- the rplF gene encoding 50S ribosomal protein L6, giving the protein MSRIGKRPIPIPKGVTVTIDGQTVSVKGSKGELTRTFPPEILFSQEADQLLVTRRDESRPARQRHGLCRTLLANMVEGVSQGFQRRLEIQGVGYRAAVQGTTLNLSMGYSHPVNIPAPDGIQFAVENNTNVIVSGIDKELVGNTAARVRAVRKPEPYKGKGIRYQGEVVRRKAGKTGKK; this is encoded by the coding sequence GTGTCCCGCATTGGCAAGCGTCCCATTCCCATTCCCAAAGGGGTGACGGTGACGATCGACGGCCAAACCGTCTCGGTCAAAGGCTCCAAAGGCGAGCTGACCCGCACCTTCCCCCCTGAAATTCTCTTCTCCCAAGAAGCAGATCAATTGCTCGTGACGCGCCGGGATGAATCACGTCCCGCCCGTCAGCGCCATGGTCTCTGCCGCACCCTACTGGCCAACATGGTCGAAGGGGTGTCCCAAGGCTTCCAGCGTCGTCTGGAAATCCAAGGGGTCGGTTATCGGGCCGCTGTTCAAGGCACCACGCTCAACCTGAGCATGGGCTACAGCCACCCGGTGAATATCCCCGCCCCCGACGGGATTCAGTTTGCGGTAGAAAACAACACCAACGTGATTGTCAGCGGCATTGACAAGGAATTGGTGGGTAACACCGCCGCCCGTGTCCGTGCTGTGCGCAAACCGGAACCCTACAAGGGCAAAGGGATTCGCTACCAAGGTGAAGTCGTTCGCCGCAAGGCAGGTAAGACAGGTAAGAAATAA
- the rplR gene encoding 50S ribosomal protein L18: MKATRKDMVRRRHGRVRRKVSGTPDRPRLCVFRSHQHIYAQVIDDTQHHTLVAASTLEPDVKSQLESSRDCDAAAAVGKLLAERAQAKGVTQVVFDRGGNLYHGRVKALADAAREAGLNF, from the coding sequence ATGAAAGCCACTCGCAAGGATATGGTGCGCCGTCGCCACGGGCGGGTGCGCCGCAAAGTTTCGGGAACGCCCGATCGGCCTCGCCTGTGCGTGTTCCGCTCGCACCAACACATTTACGCCCAGGTGATCGACGACACCCAACATCACACGTTGGTAGCCGCTTCGACCCTGGAACCCGATGTCAAATCGCAGCTTGAAAGCAGCCGCGATTGTGATGCAGCCGCAGCGGTGGGTAAGCTGCTGGCTGAGCGCGCCCAAGCCAAGGGCGTTACCCAAGTTGTGTTCGATCGCGGCGGTAATCTTTACCACGGTCGTGTCAAGGCTTTGGCCGACGCGGCGCGCGAAGCCGGACTGAACTTCTAG
- the rpsE gene encoding 30S ribosomal protein S5, translating to MATRRKGNRTREKESEWQERVVQIRRVTKVVKGGKKLSFRAVVVIGNERGQVGVGVGKAADVIGAVKKGVADGKKHLVDVPLIKGDTIPHPTNGVGGGSSKVMMRPAAPGTGVIAGGAVRTVLELAGVKNILAKQLGSDNPLNNARAALDALSSLRTFAEVAEDRGVTLEHLYK from the coding sequence ATGGCAACTCGTCGTAAAGGCAATCGCACCCGCGAGAAAGAGTCCGAATGGCAAGAGCGCGTCGTCCAAATCCGCCGCGTCACCAAGGTGGTCAAGGGCGGTAAAAAGCTCAGCTTCCGCGCCGTGGTTGTGATCGGTAACGAACGCGGTCAAGTGGGCGTTGGGGTTGGCAAAGCCGCTGATGTGATCGGAGCCGTCAAAAAAGGCGTAGCCGATGGCAAAAAGCACCTAGTTGACGTGCCCCTGATCAAGGGCGACACGATTCCCCACCCCACCAACGGTGTCGGTGGTGGTAGCTCCAAAGTGATGATGCGCCCCGCCGCTCCCGGTACTGGGGTAATCGCCGGGGGTGCTGTCCGTACCGTGTTGGAATTGGCTGGGGTGAAAAACATCCTTGCCAAGCAACTGGGTTCCGACAACCCCTTGAACAACGCCCGTGCTGCTTTGGATGCCCTGTCTTCCCTGCGGACTTTCGCAGAAGTGGCCGAAGACCGGGGTGTGACCCTCGAGCACCTGTACAAATAG